One stretch of Pseudomonas fragi DNA includes these proteins:
- the pilM gene encoding type IV pilus biogenesis protein PilM — translation MPGLFAQTRQRCIGIDISQHAIKIVELSRSQGRFKLQGYAMEPLPAGLMDDQTGAEAKSVVPVLVRALEQAAVIARDAIIAVPDGQVICKTLEVEAGLSEVELELHVRLEAEQHIPCALDDMALDFEVLEHLSSEPGRVNVLMAACRQEALEWQRSVLTGAGLIPRVVAVQSHALGRGVGAMTAGLARDVAVAVVDGAACAGVLSIVQQGRVIYSRELAGAHASKATLVEHLQHELELFGPVGLIVLAGEAAVVPGLAQRVESRLGTPTRIANPFVQMDQAPALTPEALLCDAPLLLTACGLALRGFD, via the coding sequence GTGCCCGGATTATTTGCTCAAACACGCCAGCGCTGCATCGGCATAGATATCAGCCAGCACGCGATCAAAATCGTCGAACTGAGCCGTTCACAGGGCCGGTTCAAGCTCCAGGGCTATGCAATGGAGCCCTTGCCAGCCGGGCTTATGGATGATCAGACCGGCGCCGAAGCCAAAAGTGTCGTGCCAGTGCTTGTCAGGGCGCTGGAGCAGGCTGCAGTGATAGCCCGTGATGCCATTATCGCGGTGCCAGACGGGCAGGTTATCTGCAAAACCCTGGAGGTGGAGGCAGGCTTGAGCGAGGTCGAGCTTGAGCTGCATGTGCGCCTTGAGGCAGAGCAGCATATCCCTTGTGCGCTGGATGACATGGCGCTGGATTTTGAGGTGCTGGAGCACTTGTCGAGCGAGCCCGGGCGGGTCAACGTGCTGATGGCGGCATGCCGTCAGGAGGCGCTGGAGTGGCAGCGTTCGGTCTTGACCGGCGCCGGACTGATCCCGCGCGTGGTCGCTGTGCAGAGCCATGCCCTGGGGCGGGGCGTTGGCGCCATGACCGCAGGCTTGGCCCGGGACGTAGCCGTGGCGGTGGTCGACGGTGCAGCCTGTGCGGGCGTATTGAGCATTGTGCAGCAGGGCCGGGTCATCTACTCCCGGGAGCTGGCAGGGGCGCATGCCTCCAAGGCCACGCTGGTTGAGCATCTGCAGCACGAGCTTGAGCTGTTTGGGCCAGTGGGCCTGATCGTATTGGCCGGCGAGGCGGCCGTGGTTCCTGGGCTGGCGCAACGGGTCGAGTCCCGCCTGGGTACGCCAACCCGCATTGCCAACCCGTTTGTACAAATGGACCAAGCCCCCGCGCTCACCCCTGAAGCCTTGCTTTGCGATGCACCACTGTTGTTGACTGCCTGCGGCCTGGCCTTGAGGGGGTTCGATTAA
- a CDS encoding penicillin-binding protein 1A, with protein MRLLKFFGWSFVAVFCGLLLVLSGAFLYLSPGLPSVESLRSIQLQIPLRVYTSDGKLIAEFGEMRRSPIKFADIPPDFINALLSAEDDNFANHYGVDPSSLMRAATQLVKSGHIQSGGSTITMQVAKNYFLSSERSFSRKTNEILLALEIERELTKDEILELYVNKIYLGNRAYGIESAAQVYYGKSIRDLSLAQMAMIAGLPKAPSRFNPLANPVRSKERRDWILGRMYKLGKIDQASYEAAIAEPVNASYHVPTPEVSAPYIAEMARAEMVGRYGSDAYTEGFRVTTTVPSDLQELANTAVHEGLIAYDQRHGYRGPESRLPGKTLAAWTQELAKQRPISGLEPAIVTQVDKDGIQVLTRTGEAHVSWNTMKWARKFLNTNSMGPMPKQPSDVAQVGDLIRVQPQADGSYKFSQVPTVQGALVSLDPDNGAIRALVGGFAFEQSNYNRAMQAKRQPGSSFKPFIYSAALDNGYTAATLVNDAPIVFVDEYLDKVWRPKNDTNTFLGPIRVREALYKSRNLVSIRLLQSLGVDRTVDYISKFGFNKQDLPRNLSLALGTATLTPMEIATGWSTFANGGYKITPYLIDKIESRNGETLFVANPPSVPKNDTKDVPPEAAALTIDTINAAPGLPTVETQAVAERIVDGRTTYILTSMLQDVIKLGTGRRALALGRTDLAGKTGTTNESKDAWFSGYNADYVTTVWTGFDQPESLGRREYGGTVALPIWMTYMGGALKGKPAHTQPEPEGILSLRIDPSSGRIASPGTPGAYFELFKSEDTPPTNSELGNNVAPGSPLPADDGAPIDLF; from the coding sequence ATTCGTCTGCTGAAGTTTTTCGGGTGGTCTTTCGTTGCCGTGTTCTGCGGGCTGTTGCTCGTGTTGAGCGGCGCGTTTCTCTATCTTAGTCCTGGCTTGCCGTCCGTAGAGTCGTTGAGAAGCATCCAGTTGCAGATTCCTTTGCGGGTCTACACCAGCGACGGAAAGTTGATCGCAGAGTTTGGCGAAATGCGCCGCTCACCGATCAAGTTCGCCGACATTCCGCCCGATTTCATCAATGCCCTGCTTTCTGCAGAAGATGACAATTTCGCCAATCACTACGGGGTAGACCCCAGCAGCCTGATGCGTGCCGCCACCCAGTTGGTAAAAAGCGGACACATACAATCGGGCGGCAGCACCATCACCATGCAGGTGGCGAAGAACTATTTCCTCTCCAGCGAGCGCAGTTTTTCGCGCAAGACCAACGAAATCCTGCTGGCCCTGGAAATCGAACGCGAGCTGACCAAGGACGAGATCCTTGAGCTGTACGTGAACAAGATTTACCTGGGCAACCGCGCTTACGGTATTGAATCCGCGGCCCAGGTTTACTACGGCAAGTCGATCCGCGACCTGAGCCTGGCGCAAATGGCGATGATCGCCGGCCTGCCCAAGGCCCCTTCACGGTTTAACCCGCTGGCCAACCCGGTGCGCAGCAAAGAGCGCCGCGACTGGATCCTGGGGCGCATGTACAAGCTGGGTAAAATCGACCAGGCCAGCTATGAAGCGGCCATCGCCGAGCCGGTAAACGCGAGCTACCATGTGCCAACCCCGGAAGTGAGCGCGCCCTATATCGCTGAAATGGCCCGCGCCGAAATGGTCGGCCGTTACGGCAGCGACGCCTACACCGAAGGTTTCCGCGTAACCACCACGGTGCCCAGCGACCTTCAGGAGCTGGCCAACACAGCCGTGCATGAAGGCCTGATTGCCTATGACCAGCGTCACGGTTATCGCGGCCCCGAATCGCGCCTGCCGGGCAAGACCCTGGCCGCATGGACCCAGGAACTGGCCAAGCAGCGCCCGATCAGCGGCCTTGAGCCGGCCATCGTGACCCAGGTCGACAAGGACGGCATTCAAGTGCTGACCCGCACCGGTGAAGCCCACGTCTCATGGAACACCATGAAATGGGCGCGCAAGTTCCTCAATACCAACAGCATGGGTCCGATGCCCAAGCAGCCTTCGGATGTGGCTCAGGTCGGTGACCTGATTCGCGTTCAACCCCAGGCCGACGGCAGCTACAAATTCAGCCAGGTGCCCACCGTACAAGGCGCGCTGGTATCGCTGGACCCGGATAACGGCGCCATTCGCGCACTGGTGGGCGGCTTCGCCTTCGAGCAAAGCAACTACAACCGGGCGATGCAGGCCAAGCGCCAACCCGGCTCAAGCTTCAAGCCGTTCATCTACAGCGCCGCACTGGATAACGGCTACACCGCCGCCACCCTGGTCAACGACGCACCGATCGTGTTTGTCGATGAATACCTGGACAAGGTCTGGCGCCCGAAGAACGACACCAACACCTTCCTCGGCCCGATCCGCGTGCGTGAAGCGCTGTACAAGTCGCGCAACCTGGTTTCTATTCGTTTGCTGCAAAGCCTGGGCGTGGACCGCACTGTCGACTACATCAGCAAGTTCGGCTTCAACAAGCAGGATTTGCCGCGCAACCTGTCGCTGGCCCTGGGGACTGCAACCCTGACGCCAATGGAGATCGCCACTGGCTGGAGCACGTTCGCCAACGGTGGCTACAAGATCACACCGTATCTGATCGACAAGATCGAAAGCCGCAACGGCGAGACCCTGTTCGTGGCCAACCCGCCAAGCGTGCCTAAAAACGACACCAAAGACGTGCCGCCAGAAGCCGCCGCGCTGACCATCGACACCATCAATGCCGCACCCGGCCTGCCAACAGTGGAAACACAAGCGGTAGCCGAACGGATTGTCGACGGGCGTACCACTTACATCCTCACCAGCATGCTGCAGGACGTGATCAAGCTCGGCACTGGCCGCCGCGCCCTGGCGCTGGGCCGCACCGACCTGGCAGGCAAAACCGGTACTACCAACGAATCCAAGGATGCCTGGTTCTCCGGTTACAACGCCGATTACGTCACCACCGTGTGGACCGGTTTCGATCAACCCGAAAGCCTGGGCCGTCGCGAATACGGGGGCACCGTCGCCTTGCCGATCTGGATGACTTACATGGGTGGCGCGCTCAAGGGCAAGCCTGCCCATACGCAGCCTGAGCCCGAAGGCATCCTCAGCTTGCGGATCGATCCGTCGAGCGGGCGTATTGCCTCGCCAGGCACTCCGGGCGCCTACTTTGAGCTGTTCAAAAGCGAAGATACACCGCCGACCAACAGTGAACTGGGCAACAACGTAGCACCGGGCAGCCCGCTGCCAGCGGATGACGGGGCTCCAATAGATCTGTTCTGA
- a CDS encoding lipase family protein: MFKPWRPHPCRDTRFQLIDEHGAGVPYAGLAYELVDRHGQVHHGYLDASGAGKAGKQIAGPVAIRFTQAHDRSRAVYSRLMDRPHYPLYITELQVRAEQTRWLNTAGERSQTRPAPVDTDADYFQVEVRHLLEHVSHLPPVVDCAYPPRCRAPGVTLACGRFTVLEVRPLRALCPLLSTDPQFCALNLYQLALMATLSDCPFGDSKGRPRDRGFDEERSMGDWQVSPEQAKSYYPLYDNVAYSRRLEIVPFDPVLYPANDPHSQAAQETAATVHFRDDIRLGPAGPDVQTFVTHNHDLMLVVVRGTCAWSDFVRDVDALQVPFAEGEGKVHRGFYDAARQACTLVEAYMDKFHAGQPVLICGHSLGGAVALILAQMLRLRRSCEVQLYSYGAPRAADATFVSAARGLVHQRMVNHNDPVPSVPGSWLSTRLSACDAGALMTFTGVPAGFGVFVPGLSRLLGEPYQHHGTLRHFMPVEFAQGQVSHVLWEPLSDTVTQHALSRAVLEQKSALSEVDGLLGQRVEIGQQFMLDSYIPSSWAVLRRSQQAQQARRSLVTEREVLFVDQALEHLAQQLRVKYREEMARKRSSFEAQVHTMNLLMREMGNVHQTRKQLYTLRFKVPSQADVFGRFALHPEALAQSLARWEAHSESTRIDPLALAPVDELLEDRMPQGHMLA; the protein is encoded by the coding sequence ATGTTCAAACCCTGGCGCCCACACCCTTGTCGCGACACCCGCTTTCAACTGATTGATGAGCATGGCGCAGGAGTGCCCTATGCAGGGTTGGCCTATGAGCTTGTCGACCGGCACGGGCAAGTACACCACGGCTATCTGGATGCCAGCGGGGCAGGCAAGGCAGGCAAGCAGATTGCCGGGCCTGTTGCCATTAGGTTTACGCAGGCCCACGACCGCAGTCGTGCAGTGTATTCGCGGTTGATGGATCGCCCGCATTACCCGCTTTATATCACCGAACTTCAGGTCAGGGCCGAACAGACCCGCTGGCTCAACACGGCCGGCGAACGTTCGCAGACCAGGCCGGCACCTGTCGACACTGATGCCGACTACTTTCAGGTTGAAGTCCGACATCTGCTCGAGCATGTTTCGCACTTACCCCCCGTGGTCGATTGCGCATACCCGCCGCGCTGCAGGGCGCCGGGCGTCACCCTGGCCTGTGGCCGTTTTACCGTGCTGGAGGTTCGCCCTTTGCGAGCCTTGTGCCCGTTGCTGTCAACCGACCCGCAGTTCTGTGCGCTTAACCTCTACCAATTGGCGTTGATGGCCACGTTGAGTGATTGCCCTTTTGGTGATTCAAAAGGCAGGCCGCGTGACCGGGGCTTCGATGAGGAGCGGAGCATGGGGGACTGGCAGGTCAGCCCCGAGCAGGCAAAATCGTATTACCCCTTGTATGACAATGTGGCGTATTCAAGGCGTCTGGAAATTGTGCCCTTCGACCCTGTGCTTTACCCGGCCAATGACCCGCATTCGCAAGCGGCTCAGGAGACTGCAGCCACGGTCCATTTCCGGGATGACATACGCCTGGGGCCAGCAGGCCCTGATGTCCAGACCTTCGTCACCCATAACCATGACCTTATGCTGGTTGTTGTGCGCGGCACCTGTGCATGGTCGGACTTCGTACGCGATGTTGATGCGCTGCAAGTGCCGTTTGCAGAAGGCGAGGGCAAGGTGCATCGCGGCTTTTACGACGCGGCCAGGCAGGCGTGTACGCTGGTTGAGGCCTATATGGATAAATTCCATGCCGGGCAGCCCGTGCTGATCTGTGGCCATAGCCTGGGCGGTGCCGTTGCCTTGATCCTGGCGCAAATGCTGCGCCTGCGGCGCTCTTGTGAAGTGCAGCTGTATTCCTACGGCGCACCGCGGGCAGCTGACGCGACGTTTGTCAGCGCCGCCCGGGGGTTGGTGCATCAGCGCATGGTCAACCATAACGACCCGGTCCCCAGTGTGCCGGGGAGCTGGTTGAGCACGCGGCTGTCGGCTTGCGATGCCGGGGCACTGATGACGTTTACTGGCGTGCCTGCAGGGTTTGGCGTGTTTGTGCCCGGCCTGAGTCGTTTGCTCGGCGAGCCGTATCAGCATCACGGCACCTTGCGTCACTTCATGCCTGTGGAGTTTGCTCAAGGTCAGGTGTCCCATGTGCTGTGGGAGCCGTTAAGCGATACCGTCACCCAGCATGCCTTGAGCCGGGCGGTGCTTGAACAAAAAAGCGCGCTGTCAGAGGTTGACGGGCTTCTTGGGCAACGGGTCGAGATTGGCCAGCAGTTTATGCTCGACAGTTATATCCCCAGTAGTTGGGCGGTCTTGCGCCGCAGCCAGCAAGCACAGCAGGCCCGGCGCTCGCTGGTGACAGAGCGCGAAGTGCTGTTTGTAGATCAGGCCCTTGAACATCTGGCGCAACAGCTACGGGTTAAATACCGTGAGGAAATGGCGCGCAAGCGCAGCAGCTTTGAAGCGCAGGTGCACACCATGAACCTGCTGATGCGCGAGATGGGCAATGTCCACCAGACCCGCAAGCAGTTGTACACGCTCAGATTTAAAGTGCCCAGCCAGGCAGATGTGTTTGGCCGCTTTGCGCTGCATCCCGAGGCGTTGGCGCAAAGCCTGGCGCGCTGGGAGGCGCACAGCGAAAGCACGCGTATTGACCCGTTGGCCTTGGCGCCTGTTGATGAGTTGCTCGAAGACAGGATGCCCCAGGGGCATATGCTTGCTTGA
- a CDS encoding malic enzyme-like NAD(P)-binding protein produces the protein MSDLKTAALEYHAQPRPGKLSVELTKPTATARDLALAYSPGVAEPVREIARDPELAYKYTGKGNLVAVISDGTAILGLGNLGPLASKPVMEGKGVLFKRFAGIDVFDIEVDSESPQAFIDTVKRISITFGGINLEDIKAPECFEIERALIEQCDIPVFHDDQHGTAIVTAAGMINALEIAGKTLSDAKIVCLGAGAAAISCMKLLVSMGATIENIYMIDRTGVIHSGRDDLNQYKSAFAHATEKRTLADAMDGADVFVGLSGPNLLSAEDLLRMAPNPIVFACSNPDPEISPELAHATRNDVIMATGRSDYPNQVNNVLGFPFIFRGALDVRAKRINEEMKIAAANALRELAKLPVPQEVCDAYGGIKLEFGREYIIPKPMDARLITLISDAVAKAAIETGVATLPYPKNYPLKSVDDVFNG, from the coding sequence ATGTCTGATTTGAAAACTGCCGCTCTCGAATACCATGCCCAGCCACGTCCAGGCAAACTGAGTGTCGAGCTTACCAAACCTACCGCTACTGCCCGCGATCTAGCGCTGGCATACAGCCCGGGTGTAGCCGAACCAGTGCGCGAAATCGCCCGCGACCCTGAACTGGCCTACAAGTACACCGGCAAGGGCAACCTGGTAGCCGTGATCTCTGATGGCACCGCTATTCTGGGTCTGGGTAACCTCGGCCCATTGGCCTCCAAACCTGTTATGGAAGGCAAGGGCGTGTTGTTCAAGCGCTTTGCCGGTATCGATGTATTCGACATCGAAGTTGATTCCGAGAGCCCTCAGGCTTTCATCGACACCGTAAAACGCATCTCCATCACCTTCGGCGGCATCAACCTCGAAGACATCAAGGCACCCGAGTGCTTTGAGATCGAACGTGCTCTGATCGAGCAGTGCGATATCCCTGTATTCCACGATGACCAGCACGGCACCGCTATCGTGACCGCGGCTGGCATGATCAACGCCCTGGAAATCGCTGGCAAAACCCTGTCTGATGCCAAGATCGTTTGCCTGGGCGCCGGTGCTGCCGCCATCTCCTGCATGAAACTGCTGGTGAGCATGGGCGCAACCATCGAAAACATCTACATGATCGACCGTACCGGTGTGATCCACTCCGGCCGTGACGACCTGAACCAGTACAAGTCGGCATTCGCCCACGCCACCGAGAAGCGCACCCTGGCTGACGCCATGGACGGCGCAGACGTGTTTGTCGGCCTGTCGGGTCCAAACCTGCTGAGCGCTGAAGACCTGCTGCGCATGGCGCCTAACCCGATCGTGTTCGCGTGCTCGAACCCGGATCCGGAAATCTCCCCGGAACTGGCTCACGCCACCCGTAACGACGTGATCATGGCCACTGGCCGTTCGGACTACCCGAACCAGGTCAACAACGTACTGGGCTTCCCGTTCATCTTCCGTGGTGCCCTGGACGTTCGCGCCAAGCGCATCAACGAAGAAATGAAGATCGCTGCAGCCAACGCACTGCGTGAACTGGCCAAGCTGCCAGTGCCACAGGAAGTGTGTGACGCTTACGGCGGCATCAAGCTGGAATTCGGTCGTGAATACATCATCCCGAAACCAATGGATGCGCGCCTGATCACCCTGATCTCCGATGCAGTGGCCAAGGCTGCCATCGAGACCGGTGTTGCAACCCTGCCGTACCCGAAAAACTACCCGCTCAAGAGCGTGGATGACGTCTTCAACGGCTAA
- a CDS encoding thermonuclease family protein: MTMGRLLGLARLLKKASLAGAFFVPAIWLGSAWAAPLCPAPGAVTYATVERVTDGDTLRLKDGRSVRMIGLNAPETGKQGQSAEPFADAARKRLQTLVAQSNGRVGLLAGKQSRDRYGRTLAHVFGADGSNLEARLLAEGLGYQVAIAPNVALLGCQQAAERSARKARLGLWRQSPVLAPQQIRRSGFALVGGKVSQVRRNQGGLWIDLQGGLVLHIGPRQLASFNQKQLASLQGAKVEARGWVLDRSRRAGAKAGQARWMLPLTHPGMLKVIAR, encoded by the coding sequence ATGACCATGGGCAGGCTTTTGGGTCTGGCCAGGTTATTGAAAAAGGCGTCCCTTGCGGGCGCCTTTTTTGTGCCTGCGATTTGGCTGGGCAGTGCTTGGGCCGCGCCGCTGTGCCCGGCACCGGGCGCAGTGACCTACGCCACGGTGGAGCGGGTGACCGATGGCGACACCCTGCGCCTTAAAGATGGCCGCAGCGTGCGCATGATCGGCCTCAATGCCCCGGAAACCGGTAAGCAGGGCCAGTCTGCCGAACCCTTTGCCGACGCGGCGCGCAAGCGCCTGCAAACGCTGGTGGCGCAGAGCAATGGTCGTGTCGGGTTGCTGGCGGGCAAACAGTCCAGGGACCGCTATGGCCGCACGCTGGCCCATGTGTTTGGTGCCGATGGCAGCAACCTTGAGGCCCGCTTGCTGGCTGAAGGCCTGGGGTATCAGGTGGCAATCGCGCCGAATGTGGCGCTGCTTGGCTGTCAGCAGGCTGCTGAGCGCAGTGCGCGCAAGGCTCGCCTGGGGCTTTGGCGACAATCGCCGGTGCTGGCGCCACAACAGATACGCCGCTCGGGTTTCGCCCTGGTGGGGGGCAAGGTCAGTCAGGTCCGGCGCAACCAGGGTGGGCTTTGGATCGATCTGCAGGGCGGCCTGGTTCTGCATATTGGTCCCAGGCAATTGGCCAGCTTCAACCAAAAGCAACTTGCCAGTCTGCAAGGTGCCAAAGTCGAGGCCAGAGGCTGGGTGCTGGACCGTTCCCGGCGCGCAGGCGCGAAGGCAGGACAAGCGCGCTGGATGTTGCCTTTGACTCATCCGGGGATGCTGAAAGTCATTGCGCGCTAA
- the rpmE gene encoding 50S ribosomal protein L31, producing MKADIHPAYETILVTCSCGNKFETRSNLCKPLGTDVCNECHPFYTGKQKTLDVGGRVDRFKTRFGAFGATKKAAE from the coding sequence ATGAAAGCCGATATCCATCCAGCGTACGAAACAATCCTGGTAACTTGCAGCTGCGGCAACAAGTTCGAAACTCGTTCGAACCTGTGCAAGCCACTGGGCACCGACGTATGCAACGAGTGCCACCCGTTCTACACCGGTAAGCAGAAAACTCTGGACGTTGGCGGTCGTGTTGATCGCTTCAAAACTCGTTTCGGTGCTTTCGGCGCTACGAAAAAAGCCGCCGAGTAA
- a CDS encoding primosomal protein N' — MPDAILRLALPSPLRRLFDYRAPAGVLRSQLQPGMRLRVPFGRREMIGILVEVVDHSEVPADKLKPAIALLDAVPPLPASLFKLCLWTSQYYQHSLGDTLSWALPVLLRQGELAETRQERFWQIAPGARLDDPRVARAPRQREALATLAQHPHGVAHQLLSKLMLSKDSLDLLLAKELVTVEIRRHAPSERHEHWLAQPELPLNTEQQAAYEAIRAGFDHFHAFLLAGVTGSGKTEVYLQLIRETLQAGKQALVLIPEINLGPQTLARFEQRFNARIALVHSAVNDRERLESWLAARDGEADIIIGTRSALFTPMKNPGLIIIDEEHDGSYKQQEGLRYHARDLALVRARQENIPIVLGSATPSLESLHNAYTGRYGLLRLNERAGGAKQPRFLRLDVKSRPLDSGISGPMQQAIGQTLAAGQQVLVFLNRRGFAPTLLCHDCGWMSECQRCDARMTVHQRSGELRCHHCGYVERVPRNCPQCGKVDLRPVGAGTERAEERLGILFPDYPVLRVDRDSTSRKDAMNQLFATIQKGQPCILIGTQMLAKGHHFPRVTLVSILDADGGLFSGDFRASERMAQLIVQVAGRAGRAEEPGKVIIQTHLADHPLLIQLTEQGYFAFAEQALSERRAAGLPPFAHLALLRAEAHKPGQAEGFLDEACSEAERLLGELNLGGIELLGPVPAPMERRAGRYRAQLLLQANARAPLHRLLSQWLLALEQMPSGRQVRWSLDVDPVDLY; from the coding sequence GTGCCCGACGCCATTTTGCGCCTTGCCCTGCCTTCCCCCCTGCGCCGCCTGTTTGATTACCGGGCGCCTGCCGGCGTGCTGCGCAGTCAATTACAGCCCGGCATGCGCCTGCGGGTGCCGTTCGGGCGAAGGGAGATGATCGGCATTCTGGTCGAAGTGGTCGATCACAGCGAAGTGCCGGCTGACAAGCTCAAACCTGCCATTGCCCTGCTCGACGCCGTGCCTCCGCTGCCCGCGTCCTTGTTCAAGCTGTGCCTGTGGACCTCGCAGTATTACCAGCACAGCCTGGGCGATACCTTGAGCTGGGCACTGCCGGTGTTGCTGCGCCAGGGCGAACTGGCCGAAACCCGCCAGGAACGGTTCTGGCAGATCGCCCCCGGCGCCCGCCTGGACGACCCCCGCGTCGCCCGCGCCCCGCGCCAACGTGAAGCCCTGGCCACCCTGGCCCAGCACCCCCACGGCGTGGCGCATCAACTGTTAAGCAAATTGATGCTGAGCAAGGACAGCCTCGACCTGCTGCTGGCCAAAGAGCTGGTCACGGTCGAGATTCGCCGCCATGCGCCCAGCGAGCGCCATGAACATTGGCTGGCCCAGCCCGAATTGCCGCTCAACACTGAGCAGCAGGCAGCCTATGAAGCCATTCGCGCAGGCTTCGACCACTTCCATGCCTTCCTGCTGGCCGGGGTCACCGGCAGCGGCAAGACCGAAGTGTATTTGCAGTTGATCCGCGAAACCCTGCAGGCCGGCAAGCAAGCGCTGGTGCTGATCCCCGAGATCAACCTTGGCCCGCAAACCCTGGCCCGCTTCGAACAGCGCTTCAATGCCCGTATCGCCCTGGTGCATTCGGCGGTCAACGACCGCGAGCGCCTCGAAAGCTGGCTGGCGGCTCGGGATGGCGAAGCCGACATTATTATTGGTACCCGCTCGGCGCTGTTCACCCCGATGAAAAACCCGGGCCTGATTATCATCGACGAAGAGCACGACGGTTCCTATAAACAGCAGGAAGGTTTGCGCTACCACGCTCGCGACCTTGCGCTGGTGCGCGCACGGCAGGAAAACATCCCGATCGTGCTTGGCTCCGCAACTCCATCACTGGAAAGCCTGCATAACGCCTACACCGGCCGTTATGGCTTGCTGCGCCTGAATGAGCGCGCGGGCGGGGCCAAACAGCCACGCTTCCTGCGCCTGGATGTAAAAAGCCGGCCACTGGACAGCGGGATTTCCGGGCCGATGCAGCAAGCCATCGGCCAGACCCTCGCAGCAGGCCAGCAAGTACTGGTGTTCCTCAACCGTCGGGGCTTCGCGCCCACCCTGCTGTGCCATGACTGCGGCTGGATGTCGGAATGCCAGCGCTGCGATGCACGCATGACCGTTCATCAGCGCTCCGGCGAACTGCGCTGCCATCACTGCGGCTATGTCGAGCGCGTACCGCGCAACTGCCCGCAGTGCGGCAAAGTCGACCTGCGGCCAGTAGGTGCCGGGACTGAGCGCGCCGAAGAGCGGTTGGGGATTCTCTTCCCCGACTACCCGGTGCTGCGGGTCGACCGCGACAGTACCTCGCGCAAGGACGCGATGAACCAGCTGTTTGCCACAATTCAAAAAGGCCAGCCGTGCATTCTTATCGGCACGCAAATGCTCGCCAAGGGCCATCACTTCCCCCGGGTGACGCTGGTGTCGATTCTGGATGCCGATGGCGGCCTGTTCTCCGGCGACTTTCGCGCCAGCGAGCGCATGGCCCAATTGATCGTGCAGGTCGCGGGCCGTGCCGGACGCGCCGAAGAGCCGGGCAAGGTAATTATCCAGACCCATCTGGCCGACCACCCGTTGCTGATCCAACTGACCGAGCAGGGTTACTTTGCCTTCGCCGAACAAGCCCTGAGCGAGCGCCGGGCGGCGGGGCTGCCGCCTTTCGCCCACCTCGCCCTGCTGCGCGCCGAGGCCCACAAGCCGGGGCAGGCAGAAGGTTTTCTGGATGAAGCCTGCAGCGAGGCCGAACGCCTGCTGGGCGAGCTGAACCTGGGCGGCATCGAACTGCTCGGCCCCGTGCCTGCGCCAATGGAGCGCAGGGCCGGACGCTATCGTGCTCAACTACTATTACAAGCCAACGCCCGCGCACCGCTGCACCGCTTGCTCAGCCAATGGCTGCTGGCCCTTGAGCAAATGCCCAGCGGGCGCCAGGTGCGCTGGTCGCTGGACGTGGACCCGGTAGACCTTTATTGA